A window of the Isosphaera pallida ATCC 43644 genome harbors these coding sequences:
- a CDS encoding Gfo/Idh/MocA family protein — protein sequence MSDVCRRPDGSESSRPVSRRFFLGTALAVTATTWAAPRAKARSLRAHEKLNIGVVGTANRGAANINGVQSENIVAICDVDSRYLAQAQERFPKAKAYRDFRKLLEQHDLDAIVVSTTDHTHASPSAIALNLGKHVYCEKPLTHSVHEARTLATLAKAHPELATQMGTQIHAGANYRRVVELIRAGAIGTIKEVHTWVAKSWGGDHRPQGEAVVPDYLDWDLWLGPAPQTAFNPGYHPAEWRRYWAFGNGSLGDMGCHHIDLPFWALDLTAPTTITADGPPVDPEVAPNHLQVRYEFPAVGDRPALSLTWYDGGLRPALLKQPGMPRWGDGNLFVGDKGMLLADYSDHRLLPEADFREFQPPEPTIPDSIGHYNEWIEACKTGRPTTCNFVYSGNLTETVLLGTVAYRCGQTLEWDPIGLRAPNCSKAEEFLRRDYRAGWTLG from the coding sequence ATGAGCGACGTTTGCCGTCGTCCTGACGGTTCCGAATCGTCCCGTCCGGTCAGCCGGCGATTCTTCCTAGGCACCGCCCTAGCCGTCACCGCCACGACTTGGGCTGCCCCGCGGGCCAAGGCGCGAAGTCTGCGCGCTCACGAGAAACTGAATATCGGGGTCGTCGGCACAGCCAACCGCGGTGCCGCGAACATCAACGGCGTTCAGAGTGAAAATATCGTCGCTATCTGCGACGTGGATTCCCGCTACCTTGCCCAGGCCCAGGAGCGTTTTCCCAAAGCGAAGGCGTACCGCGACTTTCGCAAGCTGCTTGAACAACACGACCTGGATGCGATCGTGGTCAGCACCACCGACCACACCCACGCCTCCCCCTCGGCAATCGCGCTGAACCTGGGCAAGCACGTTTATTGCGAAAAGCCGTTGACCCACTCGGTCCACGAAGCGCGCACCCTGGCCACCCTGGCCAAAGCCCATCCCGAGCTTGCCACCCAGATGGGCACTCAGATCCACGCGGGCGCGAATTACCGCCGGGTGGTCGAACTGATCCGCGCCGGCGCGATTGGGACCATCAAGGAAGTGCATACCTGGGTGGCCAAAAGCTGGGGTGGCGACCACCGTCCCCAGGGCGAGGCGGTGGTTCCAGACTACCTTGACTGGGACCTTTGGCTGGGACCGGCTCCCCAAACGGCGTTCAACCCTGGTTACCACCCGGCCGAATGGCGTCGCTACTGGGCGTTCGGCAATGGCTCGCTGGGCGATATGGGCTGCCATCACATCGACCTGCCGTTTTGGGCGCTGGACTTGACCGCACCGACGACCATCACAGCTGACGGTCCGCCAGTCGATCCTGAAGTCGCTCCGAACCATCTTCAGGTCCGTTACGAGTTTCCCGCCGTGGGCGATCGGCCTGCGTTGAGCCTGACCTGGTACGACGGCGGCTTGCGTCCTGCCCTGTTGAAGCAGCCAGGGATGCCCCGCTGGGGCGACGGCAACCTGTTCGTGGGCGACAAGGGGATGCTCTTGGCCGATTACAGCGACCACCGCCTGCTGCCCGAGGCCGACTTCCGCGAGTTCCAACCGCCCGAACCAACCATCCCCGACAGCATCGGCCACTACAATGAGTGGATCGAAGCCTGCAAGACCGGACGCCCCACCACCTGCAACTTCGTCTACTCGGGGAACCTGACCGAAACCGTGTTGCTGGGAACAGTCGCCTACCGCTGCGGTCAAACCCTGGAATGGGATCCCATCGGCCTGCGCGCTCCCAACTGCTCTAAGGCCGAGGAATTCCTCCGCCGCGATTACCGCGCCGGTTGGACCCTGGGATGA